A window from Flavobacterium gyeonganense encodes these proteins:
- a CDS encoding phospholipase A, with amino-acid sequence MSNTNNPNLDYRMRSKHLFIFIILLSIKVNSQILEPILEPSKNFRAADSLLKEPSFSVHRDNYFLTGIPVNTHVTSDNADVKYQVSFKLRLNSEPLWGGFFPYLMYTQKAFWDIYANSKPFSEINFNPGIALVRPFYLKGGRLTYGAISMEHESNGRDSIYSRTWNMLAFSLKSQISPRWVVGLRGWIPLVDKEDNPGLTKYVGYGEASATYQIQPGRWSADILFRKGSGLINYGSLQTQLNWRPYRNENYYLTLQWFVGYTENLIYYQEHRSMLRIGFTIKPENMGIF; translated from the coding sequence TTGTCAAACACAAATAATCCAAATTTAGATTACAGAATGCGCTCAAAACACCTATTCATTTTTATTATTTTATTATCAATCAAAGTAAATTCCCAAATTTTAGAGCCTATTTTAGAACCTAGTAAAAATTTTCGCGCAGCAGATTCGCTGTTGAAAGAACCTAGTTTCTCGGTTCACAGAGACAATTATTTTTTGACAGGAATACCAGTCAATACGCATGTTACCAGTGATAATGCTGATGTTAAATACCAGGTAAGTTTTAAGCTTAGATTGAACTCAGAGCCTTTATGGGGAGGTTTTTTCCCTTATTTGATGTACACCCAAAAAGCGTTTTGGGATATTTATGCCAATTCAAAGCCATTTTCAGAAATTAATTTTAATCCGGGTATAGCTCTTGTCCGTCCTTTTTATTTGAAAGGCGGAAGACTAACGTATGGGGCAATCTCAATGGAACATGAATCAAATGGCAGGGATTCTATTTATTCACGAACCTGGAACATGCTTGCTTTCTCTTTAAAATCACAGATTTCACCACGTTGGGTAGTGGGTTTGAGAGGATGGATTCCTCTTGTGGATAAGGAAGATAATCCCGGACTTACGAAATATGTGGGATATGGCGAAGCGAGTGCCACTTATCAGATACAACCCGGGCGATGGAGCGCCGACATTCTTTTCAGAAAAGGAAGCGGTCTTATCAATTATGGGTCTTTACAGACACAGCTAAACTGGCGACCATACAGAAACGAAAATTATTATCTCACCCTGCAATGGTTTGTAGGTTATACAGAAAATTTAATCTACTATCAGGAGCATAGAAGCATGTTACGTATTGGATTTACGATCAAACCGGAGAATATGGGTATTTTTTAA
- a CDS encoding RluA family pseudouridine synthase, whose translation MNNNNEENLDLEDELFEHYRFEVPKGQAFLRIDKYLMYLIPNATRNKIQNAATNGNIFVNDIPVKSNYKVKPFDVITVMLSHPPFENRVDPEDIPLDIVYEDNALLLINKPPGLVVHPGHGNYTGTLVNALAFHFENLPMNSSERPGLVHRIDKDTSGLLIIAKTEAAMTHLAKQFEAKTTEREYVALVWGNVAADSGTIEGNLARHLKDRMQMAVFADPEIGKPAITHYKVLERFGYVTLISCKLETGRTHQIRAHMKHIGHPLFNDERYGGHLILKGTTFTKYKQFIENCFKALPRQALHAKTLGFVHPNTGEMMRFDTELPQDFQDCIEKWRSYVKSHNTEDEEN comes from the coding sequence ATGAACAATAATAATGAAGAAAATTTAGATCTGGAAGACGAGTTATTCGAACATTACAGATTTGAAGTCCCAAAAGGTCAGGCGTTTTTGCGTATTGACAAATATTTAATGTATTTGATTCCGAATGCCACGCGAAATAAAATTCAGAATGCGGCAACGAACGGAAACATTTTTGTGAATGATATTCCGGTAAAATCAAATTACAAAGTAAAACCTTTTGATGTGATAACGGTAATGTTGTCGCATCCGCCGTTTGAAAATAGGGTAGATCCGGAGGATATTCCGCTGGATATCGTTTATGAAGACAACGCGCTTTTGCTTATCAATAAACCACCCGGACTGGTAGTGCACCCGGGTCATGGTAATTATACCGGAACTTTGGTAAATGCTTTGGCTTTTCATTTTGAAAATTTACCGATGAACAGCAGTGAACGTCCTGGTCTGGTTCACCGAATTGATAAAGATACATCCGGACTTTTGATTATTGCCAAAACGGAAGCGGCTATGACGCATCTGGCCAAACAATTTGAGGCTAAAACTACAGAGCGTGAGTATGTCGCGCTGGTTTGGGGAAATGTTGCAGCAGACAGCGGAACGATCGAAGGAAACTTGGCGAGACACTTAAAAGACCGCATGCAAATGGCGGTTTTTGCTGATCCTGAAATAGGGAAACCGGCGATCACGCATTATAAAGTTTTGGAGCGTTTTGGTTATGTGACTTTGATTTCATGCAAACTGGAAACAGGAAGAACACACCAGATTCGTGCACACATGAAGCATATTGGGCATCCGTTGTTTAATGACGAGCGTTATGGAGGTCATTTGATTTTAAAAGGTACAACGTTTACGAAATACAAGCAGTTTATAGAAAATTGTTTTAAAGCTTTGCCACGTCAGGCACTTCATGCTAAAACACTTGGATTTGTTCATCCGAATACAGGTGAAATGATGCGTTTTGATACCGAACTGCCTCAGGATTTTCAGGATTGTATTGAAAAATGGCGTAGTTATGTGAAATCGCATAATACTGAGGATGAAGAGAATTAA
- a CDS encoding HipA family kinase: MKNNFDLRTVNVTRYITPLREGGSLPALAEADDDFKYVLKFKGAGHGVKALIAELVGGQIAKALKLQLPELVFANLDEAFGRTEADEEIQDLLQGSQGLNLALHFLSGAITFDPVVTTVDDKQASQIVWLDAYITNVDRTFKNTNMLIWHKELWLIDHGACLYFHHSWNNWEQHAKSPFALIKDHVLLPQASLLKEVDAEFKAILTPEILEEIVNTIPLDWLQWEDTDETPEGLRNVYLQFLKTRLANSEIFVNQAQNAR, encoded by the coding sequence ATGAAAAACAATTTCGATCTAAGAACGGTAAATGTTACCCGTTACATCACGCCTTTGCGCGAGGGAGGTTCTTTGCCTGCTTTGGCAGAGGCAGATGACGATTTTAAATATGTACTGAAATTTAAAGGTGCCGGACATGGTGTAAAAGCTTTGATTGCCGAACTGGTTGGCGGACAAATTGCCAAAGCCTTAAAACTACAGCTTCCGGAATTGGTTTTCGCTAATCTCGATGAAGCTTTTGGACGTACTGAAGCCGATGAAGAAATTCAGGATTTACTGCAGGGAAGCCAGGGACTCAATCTGGCGCTTCACTTTTTATCCGGTGCGATTACGTTTGATCCGGTGGTAACCACTGTTGATGATAAACAGGCCTCGCAGATTGTCTGGCTGGATGCTTATATTACTAATGTAGACCGAACTTTTAAAAACACCAATATGCTGATCTGGCATAAAGAATTGTGGCTGATCGATCACGGAGCATGTCTGTATTTTCATCATTCCTGGAACAACTGGGAACAACATGCCAAAAGTCCGTTTGCGTTGATTAAAGATCATGTTTTACTTCCTCAGGCTTCACTTTTAAAAGAAGTCGATGCCGAATTTAAAGCAATTTTAACTCCCGAAATTTTAGAAGAAATTGTCAATACAATTCCGTTAGACTGGCTGCAGTGGGAAGACACCGATGAAACACCGGAAGGCTTGCGAAACGTATATCTGCAGTTTCTAAAAACGAGATTAGCCAATTCTGAAATTTTTGTAAATCAGGCTCAAAATGCAAGATAG
- a CDS encoding ExbD/TolR family protein, translating into MEIKKVRSRKLNTRVDLTAMVSVSFLLIVFFMVTTELTKPKIMDLDFPDYGCCDCRPYRDQGENRSLTILLGENNKLIYFVGLLDNPIKKPQKIAYGKEGIRKELLIRNKFLLDHSAKAGKLGTGITVIIKPSKKSNYGNLVDILDEMNITGINNYSIIDDFMPKETELLAAN; encoded by the coding sequence ATGGAAATTAAAAAAGTCAGAAGCAGAAAATTAAATACCAGAGTTGATTTAACAGCAATGGTCAGCGTTTCATTTTTACTGATTGTGTTCTTTATGGTTACAACTGAATTGACCAAACCGAAAATTATGGACTTAGATTTTCCTGATTACGGATGTTGTGACTGTCGACCTTATAGAGATCAAGGAGAAAATAGATCTCTTACTATTTTATTAGGTGAAAATAACAAGCTAATATATTTTGTAGGTCTTTTAGATAATCCAATAAAGAAGCCTCAAAAAATTGCATATGGAAAAGAAGGAATACGTAAAGAGTTATTAATTAGAAATAAATTTCTATTAGATCATTCTGCAAAAGCAGGTAAATTAGGAACAGGAATCACAGTAATAATAAAACCCAGCAAAAAATCTAATTACGGAAATCTGGTTGATATTCTTGACGAAATGAATATTACCGGAATAAATAATTATTCGATTATTGATGATTTTATGCCAAAAGAGACTGAATTATTAGCTGCCAATTAA
- a CDS encoding DUF7619 domain-containing protein — MSGQVINFPDANFKAKLLAANSKNSVASVQTPIYNAGNGAWIVSSYNVIDANNNGEIEVSEAAAIKRLDISGASIRDLTGIENFTNLIYLNCGANQLTELNVSGLINLKNLSCWSNQLLSLNVSGLNKLEGLNCGSNKLTSLNVFGLTSLRNLYCSENQISNINVSGLTNLKEFYCNHNRLSSLNVSNLVNLQDLYCYSNQLSSLDVVGCSNLLILSCFFNNLSNLSFLGCNNLKEIKCDSNQLISLNVSGLINLQQLYCTNNQLKSLNATGCEKLVNLHCDQNQLVGLYLSGLIALTDLRCSNNNLTSLNISNLTNLIFLSCEYNKLATLDFSALSNLQGLACQNNELTALFVKNNNLWWSTLDFQNNDNLVYVCIDEEDINMVQNKINQYGYSATCNVNSYCTFVPGGTFYAIQGTSRLDTNKNGCDALDIVYPYLNFKITNGITNGNFIANASGNYSIAVQAGNHDITPVLEKPTYFNISPTTATVAFPTKTSPFTQNFCITANGNHPDLEITLLPLEPARPGFDAKYKIVYKNKGNVELSGFINLKFDDNILDYISSDVSIAIQKADNLAWNFNNLKPFESKEISFTINVNKPTETPAVNAGDILKFTTTITTQDTDETPIDNTFTLNQTVVGSYDPNDKTCLEGSIITPSLIGQYVHYMIRFENTGTYAAQNIVVKDMIDLSKFDISTLIPTSSSHSFVTKISEGNKVEFIFENINLPFDDANNDGYVAFKIKTLPTLKVGDSFTNEANIYFDYNFPILTNKATSKFQNTLTNPDFEFSNYFTLYPGPANDVLNINTKQDIEIQSLAIYDILGQLVIAVPNAKSVSNIDVSKLRTGNYFIKMKTDKGSSGMKFIKK, encoded by the coding sequence TTGAGTGGACAGGTTATTAATTTTCCTGATGCTAATTTTAAAGCGAAGTTATTGGCCGCAAATTCTAAGAATTCAGTTGCATCGGTCCAGACGCCAATTTATAATGCTGGGAATGGTGCTTGGATAGTTTCCTCTTATAATGTAATTGATGCTAATAACAATGGTGAAATTGAAGTTAGTGAGGCAGCAGCTATAAAAAGATTAGATATTAGTGGTGCATCAATTAGAGATTTAACAGGTATTGAAAATTTTACAAATTTGATTTATTTGAATTGTGGTGCTAATCAATTAACAGAGTTAAATGTTTCAGGGTTAATTAATCTAAAAAATTTAAGTTGTTGGTCTAATCAATTATTAAGTTTAAATGTTTCAGGTTTAAATAAACTAGAAGGATTGAATTGTGGTTCTAATAAATTGACAAGTCTGAATGTTTTTGGTTTAACTAGTTTGCGAAATTTATATTGTTCAGAAAATCAAATATCTAATATAAATGTTTCAGGATTAACTAATTTAAAAGAATTTTATTGTAACCATAATCGATTGTCTAGTTTGAATGTTTCGAATTTAGTTAATCTGCAAGATTTGTATTGTTATTCCAATCAACTATCTAGTTTAGATGTGGTAGGATGTAGTAATTTACTTATATTGAGTTGTTTTTTTAATAATTTATCTAATTTAAGTTTTTTAGGTTGTAATAATTTAAAAGAGATCAAATGTGACTCCAATCAACTAATTAGCTTAAATGTTTCTGGATTAATTAATTTACAACAGTTATATTGTACAAATAATCAATTAAAAAGTTTAAATGCAACAGGTTGTGAAAAGTTAGTAAATCTACATTGTGATCAAAATCAATTGGTTGGATTGTATCTTTCAGGTTTAATTGCTTTGACGGATTTAAGATGTTCTAATAATAATTTAACTAGTTTGAATATTTCGAATCTAACTAATTTAATATTTTTATCTTGTGAATATAATAAATTAGCAACTTTGGATTTTTCAGCTTTATCTAACCTGCAGGGTTTGGCTTGTCAAAATAATGAACTAACAGCGTTATTTGTTAAAAATAATAATTTATGGTGGTCTACCTTAGATTTTCAAAACAACGATAATTTAGTATATGTTTGTATAGATGAGGAAGATATAAATATGGTGCAGAATAAAATTAATCAATATGGTTATTCAGCTACTTGTAACGTAAATAGTTATTGTACTTTTGTACCTGGAGGAACTTTTTATGCGATTCAAGGCACTAGTCGATTAGATACAAATAAAAATGGTTGTGATGCTTTGGATATTGTTTATCCATATTTAAATTTTAAAATTACAAACGGTATTACAAACGGAAATTTTATTGCAAATGCTTCAGGAAATTACTCTATTGCGGTTCAGGCAGGAAATCATGATATAACTCCGGTTTTAGAAAAACCAACCTATTTTAATATTTCTCCCACAACGGCAACAGTTGCTTTTCCAACTAAAACAAGTCCATTTACGCAAAATTTCTGTATAACCGCAAATGGAAATCATCCGGATTTAGAAATCACTTTACTTCCCTTAGAACCGGCAAGACCTGGTTTTGATGCAAAGTATAAAATTGTTTATAAAAATAAAGGTAATGTCGAACTATCAGGTTTTATTAACCTAAAATTTGATGATAATATTTTAGATTATATTTCCTCTGACGTATCAATAGCAATCCAAAAAGCTGATAATTTAGCATGGAATTTTAATAATCTGAAACCTTTTGAAAGTAAGGAAATTTCATTTACTATAAATGTAAACAAACCAACAGAAACTCCTGCCGTAAATGCAGGGGATATTTTAAAATTTACAACGACAATTACAACTCAGGATACAGACGAAACGCCAATTGACAACACATTCACTTTAAATCAAACTGTTGTTGGTTCATACGATCCAAATGATAAAACCTGTTTAGAAGGTTCGATTATCACACCAAGTTTAATAGGCCAATATGTTCACTATATGATCCGTTTTGAAAATACAGGAACGTATGCTGCACAAAATATTGTGGTAAAAGATATGATTGATTTATCTAAATTTGATATTTCAACTTTAATTCCAACTAGTTCAAGCCATTCTTTTGTAACTAAAATTTCAGAAGGAAACAAAGTGGAATTTATCTTTGAAAATATTAATCTTCCTTTTGATGATGCGAATAATGATGGGTATGTTGCTTTTAAAATTAAAACACTTCCAACATTAAAAGTGGGTGATTCCTTTACGAATGAGGCTAATATTTATTTTGATTATAATTTCCCGATACTGACCAATAAAGCTACATCAAAATTCCAAAATACTTTAACGAATCCCGATTTTGAATTTTCGAATTATTTTACCTTGTATCCAGGTCCTGCGAATGATGTTTTAAATATTAATACTAAACAGGATATTGAAATACAATCATTGGCGATTTATGATATTTTAGGACAATTGGTTATTGCGGTTCCAAATGCAAAATCAGTTTCTAATATTGATGTTTCTAAGCTTAGAACGGGGAATTACTTTATAAAAATGAAAACGGATAAAGGAAGCTCAGGTATGAAGTTTATAAAGAAATAA
- a CDS encoding PASTA domain-containing protein codes for MSLRKYLTSRVFFLQVLGAAAIIAVLGYLFMHWLTFTTDHGHEIAVPNLAKLTEEQVEEKLDELDLDYVLLDSVDYRSEYPKFSVVEQDPLPGTMVKVGRKIYIKINASGFSSVKIPDLIDKTYREAVPTLKALGLQEGTITYIPNLGKDMVLELRYKGRNLKPGDRVLKASKIDLVLGDGKASYVDESEAVDSTAAPIEETPADEQ; via the coding sequence ATGAGTTTACGTAAGTATTTAACGAGCCGTGTGTTTTTTTTACAAGTGTTGGGTGCGGCAGCTATTATTGCCGTTTTAGGTTATTTGTTTATGCATTGGCTGACGTTTACAACGGACCACGGACATGAAATTGCGGTTCCAAATTTAGCTAAACTGACGGAAGAACAGGTAGAAGAAAAACTGGATGAGCTGGATCTGGATTATGTGCTTTTGGATAGTGTTGATTACAGAAGTGAATATCCTAAATTTAGTGTTGTAGAACAGGATCCGCTGCCAGGAACGATGGTGAAAGTAGGAAGAAAAATATATATTAAAATTAATGCATCAGGATTTTCGTCTGTTAAAATCCCGGATTTAATTGATAAAACATATCGTGAAGCAGTTCCAACGTTGAAAGCGTTAGGGCTTCAGGAAGGAACGATTACTTATATTCCGAACCTTGGAAAAGATATGGTTTTGGAGCTCCGATATAAAGGCAGAAACCTGAAACCAGGAGACAGAGTATTGAAAGCATCTAAAATTGATTTGGTTTTAGGTGACGGAAAAGCAAGTTATGTTGATGAAAGTGAGGCTGTAGACAGTACTGCTGCGCCAATTGAAGAAACCCCGGCTGATGAACAATAA
- a CDS encoding fasciclin domain-containing protein: MKTRKFLAAAVLALGFAFTSNAQKTVMVGGAAMYPSKNIVENAVNSKDHTTLVAAVKAAGLVETLQSKGPFTVFAPTNAAFDKLPKGTVETLLKPENKKKLQTILTYHVVAGKMNASDIAKAIKMGKGKATLKTVSGGTLTAWMKGKDLYISDESGNKSKVTIADVNQSNGVIHVVDTVLLPKM, from the coding sequence ATGAAAACTAGAAAATTTTTAGCAGCAGCAGTTTTAGCTTTAGGATTTGCATTTACATCAAATGCTCAAAAAACAGTAATGGTCGGGGGAGCTGCCATGTATCCAAGTAAAAATATTGTTGAAAATGCTGTAAACTCAAAAGATCATACCACATTGGTTGCAGCAGTAAAAGCGGCGGGATTAGTAGAAACATTACAAAGTAAAGGACCATTCACTGTTTTTGCCCCAACAAATGCAGCGTTTGATAAATTACCAAAAGGAACTGTAGAAACATTATTAAAACCTGAAAACAAAAAGAAACTGCAGACAATCCTGACTTATCACGTTGTTGCAGGAAAAATGAACGCTTCTGACATTGCAAAAGCAATAAAAATGGGTAAAGGGAAAGCAACGCTTAAAACTGTGAGCGGTGGAACTTTAACTGCCTGGATGAAAGGTAAAGACTTATATATATCAGACGAAAGCGGAAACAAATCTAAAGTTACAATTGCTGATGTCAATCAGTCAAACGGTGTAATACATGTAGTGGACACTGTATTGTTACCAAAAATGTAA
- a CDS encoding biopolymer transporter ExbD, translated as MENLPKKVRSKKLNTRVDLTAMVSISFLLIIFFMVAAELRKPKIMDLGLPDYDDDICRWGCGAGLANRTLTVLLDDKNKIITYSGLLEFSDESPKKLKYGKDGIRKELVTKTKQIQEYTGDYRKSIIVIIKPSNKSNYGNLVDILDEMAITKIQTYVIVNDFTPEETKLLAAN; from the coding sequence ATGGAAAATCTGCCTAAAAAAGTGAGAAGCAAAAAGTTAAACACAAGAGTCGATTTAACTGCAATGGTTAGTATTTCTTTTTTACTGATTATATTTTTTATGGTAGCAGCGGAATTAAGAAAACCGAAAATAATGGATTTAGGTTTGCCGGATTATGATGACGATATATGTAGATGGGGCTGTGGCGCCGGTTTAGCAAATCGAACCTTAACTGTTTTACTTGATGACAAAAATAAAATCATAACCTATTCAGGATTATTAGAATTTTCTGATGAATCACCAAAAAAGCTAAAATATGGCAAAGATGGTATTCGAAAAGAGTTAGTAACTAAAACGAAACAAATTCAAGAATACACTGGAGACTACAGAAAAAGTATTATCGTAATCATAAAACCAAGTAACAAATCTAATTATGGAAACCTTGTTGACATTCTGGATGAAATGGCGATCACTAAAATTCAAACTTATGTAATTGTCAATGATTTCACTCCCGAAGAAACAAAATTATTAGCAGCCAACTAA
- a CDS encoding PhnA domain-containing protein has product MSIERELSKRSGSKCELCGAEENLKTYQVLPTQKGGIDEAVLACSTCIDQIENPDNVDLNHWRCLNDSMWNENIPVQVVAWRMLSRMRAAGWPQELLDMMYLDEDTLAWAQATGEGEDDENKLVHRDSNGVVLQHGDSVVLIKDLKVKGSSMVAKQGTAVRNIRLDHENAEYIEGKVDGQQIVIITQYVKKI; this is encoded by the coding sequence ATGAGCATCGAAAGAGAATTAAGCAAACGCAGCGGATCTAAATGTGAACTTTGCGGCGCAGAAGAAAACCTAAAAACATATCAGGTTTTACCGACTCAAAAAGGAGGCATTGATGAAGCTGTATTAGCTTGCAGCACTTGTATTGACCAAATTGAAAATCCGGACAATGTCGATTTGAATCACTGGAGATGCCTGAATGACAGTATGTGGAATGAAAACATTCCGGTTCAGGTTGTGGCCTGGAGAATGTTGAGCCGTATGCGTGCTGCCGGCTGGCCTCAGGAACTACTTGACATGATGTATTTAGACGAAGACACCCTTGCATGGGCACAAGCTACGGGCGAAGGTGAAGATGACGAAAATAAACTGGTTCATCGCGACAGCAACGGCGTAGTTTTACAGCACGGAGATTCTGTGGTTTTAATAAAAGATTTGAAAGTAAAAGGATCCAGTATGGTTGCCAAACAAGGAACTGCTGTTCGTAACATACGCCTGGACCATGAAAACGCTGAATATATTGAAGGAAAAGTCGATGGTCAGCAAATTGTCATTATTACACAATACGTGAAGAAGATATAA
- a CDS encoding DUF3037 domain-containing protein encodes MQDSHLYEYAVIRVVPRVEREEFLNIGIILFCKKAKFIKVLSHIDDVKIQALSNDFDLEQLYCNVAALKKIASGEKDGGPIGEMDIPSRFRWLTAIRSSAIQTSRPHPGLSEDLEKTIQRLFEDLVL; translated from the coding sequence ATGCAAGATAGTCACTTATACGAATATGCTGTGATTCGGGTTGTACCAAGGGTAGAGCGTGAAGAATTCCTGAATATCGGAATCATTTTGTTTTGCAAAAAAGCGAAATTTATAAAAGTATTATCGCATATCGACGATGTGAAAATACAAGCTCTTTCTAATGATTTTGATCTGGAGCAGCTGTACTGCAATGTAGCAGCCCTTAAGAAAATTGCCAGTGGTGAAAAAGATGGCGGTCCAATTGGAGAAATGGATATTCCGTCACGCTTTCGATGGCTAACAGCTATTCGAAGCTCTGCGATTCAAACCTCAAGACCTCATCCGGGTTTGAGTGAAGACTTGGAGAAAACGATTCAGCGATTGTTTGAAGACTTGGTTCTTTAA
- the coaD gene encoding pantetheine-phosphate adenylyltransferase encodes MKKAIFPGSFDPITLGHEDIIKRGIPLFDEIIIAIGVNAEKKYMFSLEERKRFIEETFKNEPKVSVITYEGLTIDLAKKLKANFILRGLRNPADFEFEKAIAHTNRKLSKIETVFLLTAAGTSFISSSIVRDVLRHGGEYEMLVPDAVRVKKDV; translated from the coding sequence ATGAAAAAAGCTATATTTCCGGGATCGTTTGATCCTATTACTCTTGGACACGAAGACATTATCAAAAGAGGTATTCCTTTATTTGATGAAATTATAATAGCCATAGGTGTCAATGCCGAAAAAAAATACATGTTTTCCCTCGAAGAAAGAAAGCGCTTTATTGAAGAAACCTTTAAAAATGAACCAAAAGTTTCGGTGATCACTTACGAAGGACTAACCATCGATCTGGCAAAAAAACTTAAAGCCAATTTTATTTTAAGAGGTTTGCGTAATCCAGCCGATTTCGAATTCGAAAAAGCGATTGCACATACGAACCGAAAACTTTCTAAAATTGAAACGGTGTTTTTATTAACTGCTGCAGGTACTTCATTCATCAGTTCAAGTATTGTTCGTGATGTATTACGTCACGGAGGCGAATATGAAATGCTGGTTCCAGATGCGGTGAGGGTGAAGAAAGATGTATAG
- a CDS encoding D-alanine--D-alanine ligase, producing MKNIAIIMGGYSSEYKISLISGKVVKQYLDKTKYNGFRIHIFKEKWVYVDENDAEFPIDRNDFSVTANGEKIKFDCVFNAIHGSPGEDGLMQAYFELLGIPQTSCDYYQAAVTFNKRDLLSVLKPYGIKTAISYYLNKGDIINTEEIVKKVGLPCFVKPNKAGSSFGISKVKTEAELPIAIEVAYKEDNEIIIESFLDGTEVSVGVINYKGEIIVLPITEIVSDNDFFDYEAKYEGKSQEITPARISDELTQKIGETAKRAYEVLKMKGFSRSEFIIVNNEPHMLEMNTIPGLTTESLIPQQAKAAGISLEDLFTNAIELALA from the coding sequence ATGAAAAACATAGCCATCATCATGGGCGGATATTCAAGCGAATATAAAATCTCTCTAATCAGCGGGAAGGTTGTAAAACAATACCTTGATAAAACAAAATACAACGGGTTCCGAATTCATATTTTCAAAGAAAAATGGGTTTATGTTGACGAAAATGATGCTGAATTCCCGATTGACAGAAACGATTTCTCTGTAACCGCAAACGGAGAGAAAATCAAATTTGACTGTGTTTTCAATGCTATTCACGGTTCTCCGGGCGAAGATGGTCTCATGCAGGCGTATTTTGAACTGCTGGGAATTCCGCAGACTTCCTGTGATTATTATCAGGCTGCCGTGACCTTCAATAAACGTGATTTATTATCAGTTTTAAAACCATACGGAATCAAAACAGCCATTTCTTATTACCTGAATAAAGGCGATATAATCAATACCGAAGAAATCGTGAAAAAAGTGGGACTGCCTTGTTTCGTAAAACCAAACAAAGCCGGATCAAGTTTCGGAATCTCTAAAGTAAAAACCGAAGCCGAATTGCCAATCGCCATTGAAGTGGCCTACAAAGAAGACAACGAAATCATCATCGAAAGTTTCCTTGATGGAACCGAAGTTTCTGTTGGGGTGATCAATTACAAAGGCGAAATTATCGTTCTTCCTATAACAGAAATCGTTTCAGACAATGATTTCTTTGATTATGAAGCCAAATATGAAGGAAAATCACAGGAAATCACACCTGCAAGAATTTCAGATGAACTGACACAAAAAATTGGCGAAACCGCCAAACGTGCTTACGAAGTATTGAAAATGAAAGGTTTCTCAAGAAGCGAATTCATTATTGTAAACAACGAACCGCACATGCTGGAAATGAACACCATTCCGGGATTAACAACCGAAAGTCTGATTCCACAGCAAGCAAAAGCAGCCGGAATTTCGCTGGAAGATTTGTTTACCAATGCAATTGAGCTGGCGCTGGCTTAA
- a CDS encoding DUF421 domain-containing protein, with protein MKEIFEWNRLLFNELPVVFLLEVIFRSSVMFIILLLTMKLAGKRGVKQLSIFETVIIIALGSAAGDPMFYEDVGIVPAIIVFAVIMILYRAVTWLTGKSKKFEEFIEGKTECLINDGKFSVTSFKKETLAQDEFFSELRVNSVEHLGQVKHAFIEPSGEVSIFYYEDEKVGYGLPILPALFNKKNKIIPADGTYSCTFCGHTEEQKAGTAKCQVCQKEEWVEAINTKRIT; from the coding sequence ATGAAAGAAATCTTTGAATGGAACAGATTGTTATTTAACGAATTACCCGTAGTATTCCTTCTGGAAGTAATATTTCGTTCCAGCGTGATGTTCATCATTTTACTGTTAACGATGAAACTTGCCGGAAAACGTGGCGTAAAACAACTTTCAATCTTCGAAACCGTAATCATCATTGCTTTAGGTTCTGCTGCCGGAGATCCAATGTTCTATGAAGATGTCGGGATTGTACCGGCTATTATCGTTTTTGCTGTTATTATGATTTTATACAGGGCTGTAACCTGGCTGACCGGAAAAAGCAAAAAATTTGAAGAATTTATTGAAGGCAAAACGGAATGTCTTATTAATGACGGAAAATTTTCTGTAACCAGTTTCAAAAAAGAAACTTTGGCCCAGGATGAATTTTTCTCTGAGCTCCGTGTAAATTCTGTTGAACATTTAGGACAGGTAAAACATGCATTTATAGAACCAAGCGGTGAAGTAAGTATCTTTTACTACGAAGATGAAAAAGTTGGATATGGATTACCGATTTTACCAGCTTTGTTTAATAAAAAAAACAAAATTATTCCAGCTGACGGTACTTATTCCTGCACTTTTTGTGGGCATACCGAAGAGCAAAAAGCAGGAACCGCAAAATGCCAGGTCTGCCAAAAAGAAGAATGGGTTGAAGCTATAAATACAAAAAGGATAACGTAG